The nucleotide window AAATATTCCTTGGTTATGGGGATGATGGGTGGAGTTCTTATGGTTGGTGGTATGAATGGGATTAAAGATCGTATGGGCGATGGCCCTGGTATCCATTTTGCTCGTCTTGCACTAGTGGTAATGATTATTGGTATGGGTGGGAACATACTTGAAGCTGCATATATTATGATTGGGTCGGCTGCAGCAATTGCAGCGGCAGCAGGTGCTCTTTCAACAGGGCTTATCATGCTTGGCTTTGCTGTCATAGGAATTGCGTTTTTCCTTCAGAAAAACATCCACATTGCCTTGTCCTTGCTTTTTATCGCGGTGGGTTTGTGGGGTGCTGTAACTGCGACTATTTGGTACGAAACAAATAGCTTGATTTACGTAGCCTATATAGGCTCGATGATCGTTAGTCTCGCTCTTGGAGTATTAACCGTAAGATCGAAAGATTAAGTTTTTACTTTAGTGGAATTCAAACTGGCCAAGGTCTTATCATGACACTTGGCCAGTTTGTTTATACTGAAGCTAATGGAGGGGAAATGAGTGAATATATCCCAAGCCCTAGAGAGTGGGTTGCGGACCAAGTTGCTCTTTATGAAAGCAGTGGAGGGACAGAAGGCTTGACCCTTAGAGATACGGGTTTACCTGTGATAATTGTAACTAACAAAGGTAATAAGACAGGTGCCACGCGGAAAACACCTTTAATGCGCGTTATGGATGGAGATAATTATGTTTTAGTAGCTTCAATGGGCGGAGCTCCAAAACACCCAGTGTGGTATTACAACTTGAAGGCAGATCGTGATGTTGAAATACGAGATGAGACTCAAGTTTTTAATATGCGAGTAAGAGAAATCAAGGACGCTGAAGAGCGGGCACGTCTATGGGAAATTGCCGTTAATACATATCCTCCCTATGCGGACTATCAAAACAAGACTGAAAGGGTTATTCCCGTCTTTTTGGCTGAGCCAGTATCTTAGAAATGAGTGTCTTAAGGGCTATTCATGAAGAAAAATATGTCCGTCTAACGACCTTTACTCGCGATGGTCGTAAAAAGCATATCCCTGTCTGGATCGCATTAATTTCTGATAAATGCATTGGCTTCACTACCGTACAGAATTCATGGAAAGTGAAAAGAATTTTGCATACATCATCTGTCGAATTGATCGCCAGTGATTACAGTGGTAATCCGTTAAAAGACGCGAAGGCAGTTTTAGGGAATGCGCGAATTGTTGATGGGGAAGAGTATAGGGAAGTAGTAAAGGCAATAAGCTCGAAATACGGCTGGCAGTATAAGATGATTGCATTAGCTAATCGACTTAGGCATTTCTTTCGCAACGGCAACTTGTCCAGTGACTGTGCGATAATAGTTACTTTCGATAAGAGTTAATTGTTTCGCAGTTTTTTGAAGAGTAAATTAATGTTTGATTAATTGAGCGGTTGGAATAAGCAGACTATTTAAGAGGTGCAGGATGCTTAGTATCGAAGATAATGAACTGATGACTCGTGTAGGGCCGGGTACACCTATGGGTACGCTTATGCGACTGTACTGGATGCCTGCGGTATTATCCGCTGAAGTTGCAAAAGATGGAGTACCTCATCGTACTCGATTGCTTGGTGAAGACCTTCTTGTTTTCAGAGTGTCTTCAGGTAACGTTGGAGTTATTAGCCCTAGCTGCCCGCATCGTGGAGCATCATTGTATTTTGGGCGTAACGAAGAAGAAGGTTTGCGCTGCGTTTACCATGGCTGGAAATTTGACATTAATGGTGAATGTGTTGAGATGCCTTCTGAGCCGCCCGAATCAAATTTTAGCTCTAAAGTTCAACTTCCCCACTACATTGCTTCCGAACGAAATGGAGTGATCTGGATATATATGGGGCCTGACCAGGACAACCCTCCTGAATTGCCTCAGCTTGAATGGAATATGGTTCCGGAGTCCCAAGTTTATTTAAGCAAGCGTGTTGCTCAAAATAATTTTATGCAAACCATTGAAGGGGAAATTGATTCTTCACATTCAGGTTTTTTGCACCGTCAATTTGATAAGCCTTATCGAGGATCTTCATCTGGTATGCCCAGCATGAACGCGAACGACGTAGGTACCTTAGTTGGCGACCCCAAGGCGCAGATTTCTTTGCCTAATAGCCAACAGGGAATGGTTTATAAAATGCGTGACAAGCACCCGCGTTTTGAGACATTAGACACAGATTATGGAGTACTGATAGGTGCCAGAAGAAATGCTGAGGAAGATTCGTTCTATTGGCGCATAACCAATTTTTATATGCCGTTTCACACGATGATACCTCCCTATGGTGAGAACCCCGTGCTAAGTGGTCATTCATATATGCCTATGGATGATCACCACGTCCTTGCTTTGTGCTTTACCTACAATCCCAAAGAACCTTTGACTGAAGGGCAGCTTGATTATTTAAATTTTGGTCCAAGACCTGGACAGCAGGGTCTGCACCCTACAGTGGATGCATTTTTGCCTGCTCTTACAAAACCCGAAGGGGCTTGGTGGCCTAAGCACAATATAGAAAATGATTTCAATATTGATTGGGAAGCACAGAAAACTGATCGTTTTTCTGGTTTACCAGGCACATGGCCACAAGATTCGGGAATGCAGGAAACGATGGGTTTTATCTATGATCGTAGTCGCGAACATCTAGGGATCAGTGATACGGCGATTATCCGCACTCGAAAAAGATTGATTCAGGCTGCTAAAAATCTAAGAGACTACGGGATAACGCCATCTTCAGTAGATGATTCAGGTGTTTACTACACACGTTCAGCTGCGGTAGTTTTACCGCGAGCTATAGATTGGGTTGAAGGATCCCTCAGCTCAAGAGTGGCGAGCCCAGGTGTCAATCACGCAGCTGTGTAGTAGTTAATTGAGGACTGATTTTGTTAGTAAGGCCTAATTCATGGGCTATCAGTTCGTAAGACTTGATCCTGTCCTTCAGATAATAAGCAATCGTGACGATTCCTATATCTTGAGTTTCATAGGACTCTGAAACGTCATGTAAAGCTTTTGCGATTTGCGTTGGGTCACCGTCATAGTACCCAGCGGTATATTGATTAATATACTGCAAAGCTTCTTCGCTAAGCGCGGTATTGGAAGCTTCTTCTGGGGAAGATAAACCTTCGATACGTTGCCCTGTTTTAGCTTCTAGAAGGCGGCGAGCTCGGTTTAAGTTCCTGCTAGTAGCGATAAATTTTGCTTCTTCTTCTGTTGGTGCGCATACCACTTGCACCGTTACATTTACACGAGGTTCAGAGCAAAGATGTGAAGGCCTGAAATTTTTGCGATAAAGTTCTGTCACTGCAGGACCGTGCTTACCCGTGTTTCCAAAAAAATCTGCAAATGCAAAAGGTAGTCCTAGATAAGCTGCGAGATTCGCAGAGTAATCACTAGATCCTAAAAGCCATACTTCAGGTGAAGATTCTGGATCAGGACCAGGCTGTGCTTTGATGCTTGCGAAAGGGTGATCTGGCTGCAGGTTATTTTGTAAATAGCCGATTAGGTCAGCTACTTGCTGGGGGAATGTTTGAATGTCAACGGGTCGTTTCGGATATGCGAGTGCAAATATGGTGGCCTGGTCACTACCAGGAGCGCGCCCTATTCCTAAATCAACCCTACCTGGATAGAAGGACTCCAAAATTCGAAATTGTTCAGCAATTTTCAGAGAAGAATAATGAGAGAGCATCACCCCACCACTCCCCACTTTTATCTTTTCGGTGTTCGCTAGAATTTGGCCAATAAGGATTTCAGGGCTTGCTCCAGCGTATGT belongs to Dehalococcoidia bacterium and includes:
- a CDS encoding nitroreductase family deazaflavin-dependent oxidoreductase, whose protein sequence is MSEYIPSPREWVADQVALYESSGGTEGLTLRDTGLPVIIVTNKGNKTGATRKTPLMRVMDGDNYVLVASMGGAPKHPVWYYNLKADRDVEIRDETQVFNMRVREIKDAEERARLWEIAVNTYPPYADYQNKTERVIPVFLAEPVS
- a CDS encoding PPOX class F420-dependent oxidoreductase, with the protein product MSVLRAIHEEKYVRLTTFTRDGRKKHIPVWIALISDKCIGFTTVQNSWKVKRILHTSSVELIASDYSGNPLKDAKAVLGNARIVDGEEYREVVKAISSKYGWQYKMIALANRLRHFFRNGNLSSDCAIIVTFDKS
- a CDS encoding Rieske 2Fe-2S domain-containing protein — protein: MLSIEDNELMTRVGPGTPMGTLMRLYWMPAVLSAEVAKDGVPHRTRLLGEDLLVFRVSSGNVGVISPSCPHRGASLYFGRNEEEGLRCVYHGWKFDINGECVEMPSEPPESNFSSKVQLPHYIASERNGVIWIYMGPDQDNPPELPQLEWNMVPESQVYLSKRVAQNNFMQTIEGEIDSSHSGFLHRQFDKPYRGSSSGMPSMNANDVGTLVGDPKAQISLPNSQQGMVYKMRDKHPRFETLDTDYGVLIGARRNAEEDSFYWRITNFYMPFHTMIPPYGENPVLSGHSYMPMDDHHVLALCFTYNPKEPLTEGQLDYLNFGPRPGQQGLHPTVDAFLPALTKPEGAWWPKHNIENDFNIDWEAQKTDRFSGLPGTWPQDSGMQETMGFIYDRSREHLGISDTAIIRTRKRLIQAAKNLRDYGITPSSVDDSGVYYTRSAAVVLPRAIDWVEGSLSSRVASPGVNHAAV
- a CDS encoding LLM class flavin-dependent oxidoreductase; this translates as MKNNLILSVTDQSPIRRNDTPRSALLDTVKLAQAVENLGYSRYWVAEHHNTGTYAGASPEILIGQILANTEKIKVGSGGVMLSHYSSLKIAEQFRILESFYPGRVDLGIGRAPGSDQATIFALAYPKRPVDIQTFPQQVADLIGYLQNNLQPDHPFASIKAQPGPDPESSPEVWLLGSSDYSANLAAYLGLPFAFADFFGNTGKHGPAVTELYRKNFRPSHLCSEPRVNVTVQVVCAPTEEEAKFIATSRNLNRARRLLEAKTGQRIEGLSSPEEASNTALSEEALQYINQYTAGYYDGDPTQIAKALHDVSESYETQDIGIVTIAYYLKDRIKSYELIAHELGLTNKISPQLTTTQLRD